Proteins from a single region of Theobroma cacao cultivar B97-61/B2 chromosome 10, Criollo_cocoa_genome_V2, whole genome shotgun sequence:
- the LOC18586546 gene encoding histone H2B gives MAPKAEKKLAEKKPAAVAEKAPAAEKKPRAEKKIPKESGSTADKKKKRAKKSVETYKIYIFKVLKQVHPDIGISSKAMGIMNSFINDIFEKLAQEASRLARYNKKPTITSREIQTAVRLVLPGELAKHAVSEGTKAVTKFTSS, from the coding sequence ATGGCGCCAAAGGCAGAGAAGAAGCTAGCGGAGAAAAAGCCGGCGGCGGTGGCAGAAAAAGCTCCTGCGGCGGAGAAGAAGCCGAGAGCAGAGAAGAAAATCCCAAAGGAAAGTGGATCAACGGCcgacaagaagaagaaaagagcgAAGAAGAGCGTGGAAACGTACAAAATCTACATATTCAAGGTATTAAAGCAGGTTCATCCAGATATAGGGATATCGAGCAAGGCAATGGGGATAATGAACAGCTTCATTAATGATATCTTCGAGAAGCTTGCTCAGGAAGCTTCGAGGTTGGCTCGGTATAACAAGAAGCCGACCATTACTTCGAGGGAGATCCAGACGGCGGTTAGGCTTGTTTTGCCTGGAGAGCTCGCTAAACACGCTGTATCGGAGGGGACTAAGGCTGTCACTAAGTTTACAAGCTCCTGA